A genomic region of Glycine max cultivar Williams 82 chromosome 15, Glycine_max_v4.0, whole genome shotgun sequence contains the following coding sequences:
- the LOC112999618 gene encoding uncharacterized protein: MVFVASATNVSAQVNNIPMLNETNFKVWKEAVEIVLGYMDLDLALRTERPTSTPEASNEYFAKNEKAETSNLLAKLFSKKYKGKSNIREYIMEMSNLASKLKALKLELGEDMFLHLILISLPAHFGQFKVSYNTQKEKWSLNELISHCVQKEERLQRDRPESAHLSSTSQNRKRKKNKGDAEGSSQQKNQRRMRNLPTTFARSLDT, encoded by the exons ATGG ttTTTGTTGCTAGTGCTACAAATGTATCTGCTCAAGTGAACAATATCCCTATGCTGAATGAGACAAATTTTAAGGTCTGGAAGGAAGCCGTAGAAATTGTTCTCGGCTATATGGATTTGGATTTGGCACTGAGAACGGAACGACCCACTTCCACTCCGGAAGCCTCCAATGAG TACTTTGCCAAAAATGAGAAAGCGGAGACAAGTAACCTTTTGGCTAAACTCTTCTCCAAGAAGTATAAGGGCAAAAGTAATATAAGGGAGTACATAATGGAAATGTCTAACTTGGCATCTAAACTGAAAGCACTTAAGTTAGAGCTTGGTGAAGACATGTTCTTGcatttaattttgatctcacttcctgcacattttgggcaattcaaagtgagTTATAACACTCAGAAGGAAAAATGGTCCCTTAATGAGCTTATATCTCACTGTGTGCAAAAGGAAGAAAGGCTGCAGAGAGACAGACCTGAAAGTGCTCATTTAAGCTCCACCTCTCAgaataggaaaagaaagaaaaataagggtGATGCTGAAGGGTCTTCTCAACAAAAAAACCAAAGAAGGATGAGGAATTTACCTACTACTTTTGCAAGAAGTctggacacatga
- the CRK45 gene encoding cysteine-rich receptor-like protein kinase 10, translating to MDATLLNVKSVYSFAVLLLLSIKSLDTKAQSPNYMGDDCHNTTQKPLSGEYQTNLNSILSWLSTDAATSKGYNHYSFGNNTSGNHAVYGLYDCRGDVVGYFCQFCVSTAAREILQRCPNRVSAFIWYDFCMLKYSNENFFGNVTVDPSWHVVGTKDVSSAEEIQKGEDFMRSLIRKATLVTNQLYYMGGFNLSSSQRRYGLVQCSRDLTNDGCRQCLETMLAQISKCCEKKLGWFAGSASCLMKYDDSMFYLFHNQSSTVPEAYRKIAKQGIKMSKILIISFSVIGSITLLCFSVYCFWCRSRPRKDGLIPHTVRLSSYQNVQTEETLNPDLPTIPLITIQQSTDNFSEASKLGEGGYGPVYKGILPDGRQIAVKRLSQASGQGSEEFKNEVMFIAKLQHRNLVRLLACCLEENEKILVYEYLSNASLNFHLFDDEKKKQLDWKLRLSIINGIARGILYLHEDSRLRVIHRDLKASNVLLDHDMNPKISDFGLARAFSKGQKQANTNRVMGTYGYMAPEYAMEGLFSVKSDVFSFGVLVLEIICGKKNSGFYLSECGQGLLLYAWKIWCAGKFLELLDPVLEESCIESEVVKCIHIGLLCVQEDAADRPNMSTVVVMLASDTMVLPKPNRPAFSVGRMALGDASTSKSSNKHSINDITISNILPR from the exons ATGGATGCAACACTACTCAATGTGAAATCAGTATATTCCTTTGCTGTCCTGCTATTGCTAAGCATCAAATCACTTGATACAAAGGCACAATCACCAAACTACATGGGAGATGACTGCCATAACACCACCCAAAAACCTCTCAGCGGTGAATACCAAACCAACCTTAACAGCATACTCTCATGGCTATCCACAGATGCAGCCACAAGCAAAGGTTATAACCACTACAGCTTTGGCAACAACACCTCTGGAAATCATGCTGTGTATGGCCTCTATGATTGCCGCGGCGACGTGGTTGGATACTTTTGCCAATTCTGTGTCTCTACTGCTGCCAGAGAAATTCTTCAGCGCTGCCCCAATAGAGTGTCTGCTTTCATATGGTATGATTTCTGCATGCTAAAGTACTCTAATGAAAACTTCTTTGGGAATGTTACAGTAGACCCATCATGGCATGTTGTTGGAACAAAAGATGTGTCTAGTGCAGAAGAGATTCAGAAAGGTGAAGATTTTATGAGAAGTTTGATCAGAAAAGCGACTCTGGTGACCAACCAGTTGTACTATATGGGTGGCTTCAATTTGAGTTCCTCTCAGAGAAGGTATGGCTTGGTGCAATGCAGTAGAGATCTCACAAATGACGGGTGTAGACAATGTTTGGAGACCATGTTAGCACAAATTTCCAAATGTTGTGAAAAAAAGTTGGGGTGGTTTGCTGGGTCTGCAAGTTGTCTCATGAAGTATGATGACTCCATGTTCTACCTTTTTCACAACCAATCATCTACAGTTCCTGAGGCATATAGAAAAATAG CTAAACAAGGGATTAAGATGTCAAAAATCTTGATCATTAGCTTCAGTGTGATTGGGTCAATAACTCTACTATGTTTCAGTGTTTATTGCTTCTGGTGCAGGAGTCGTCCTAGAAAAG ATGGACTTATACCTCACACAGTTCGTCTATCCTCATATCAAAATGTTCAAACTGAGGAAACATTGAATCCAGACCTGCCTACAATCCCATTAATCACAATTCAGCAGAGTACTGATAACTTTTCAGAAGCATCTAAACTAGGGGAAGGTGGATATGGCCCTGTTTACAAG GGAATTCTACCAGATGGAAGACAAATTGCGGTCAAAAGACTCTCACAAGCTTCTGGTCAAGGCTCAGAAGAGTTCAAGAACGAAGTAATGTTTATAGCTAAATTGCAACATCGCAACCTTGTAAGACTTTTGGCATGCTGCTTGGAGGAAAATGAAAAGATACTTGTATATGAGTATTTGTCGAATGCAAGTCTCAACTTTCACCTGTTTG ATGATGAGAAGAAAAAGCAACTTGATTGGAAACTAAGATTAAGCATTATCAATGGAATAGCAAGAGGTATTTTATACCTTCACGAGGACTCTCGACTCAGAGTAATTCATAGAGATCTCAAAGCTAGCAATGTTCTATTAGACCATGATATGAATCCCAAAATATCAGATTTTGGACTGGCAAGAGCATTTTCAAAGGGCCAGAAACAAGCAAATACAAACCGAGTAATGGGCACTTA TGGATACATGGCTCCAGAGTATGCTATGGAAGGATTATTTTCCGTGAAATCTGATGTTTTCAGCTTTGGAGTTCTTGTTCTAGAAATTATTTGTGGGAAAAAGAACAGTGGATTCTATCTATCAGAATGTGGACAAGGTCTTCTTTTATAT GCTTGGAAAATATGGTGTGCTGGAAAATTTTTGGAACTATTGGATCCAGTGCTGGAGGAATCTTGCATAGAGAGTGAAGTTGTGAAGTGCATACACATTGGTCTGTTGTGTGTtcaagaagatgcagcagataGACCAAACATGTCCACTGTTGTTGTAATGCTAGCaagtgacacaatggtcctTCCAAAGCCAAACCGACCAGCTTTTTCAGTTGGAAGAATGGCATTAGGGGATGCATCAACTTCAAAAAGTTCCAATAAACATTCTATTAATGATATAACAATATCTAACATTTTACCAAGGTAA